The Amblyraja radiata isolate CabotCenter1 chromosome 31, sAmbRad1.1.pri, whole genome shotgun sequence genome contains a region encoding:
- the ldlrad2 gene encoding low-density lipoprotein receptor class A domain-containing protein 2: protein MERKLGTFLQPVLFLMLNVLSVNPIQTVNLVDFCGQTIRADGIVINSHQEAQKYYYVTVGTDCGFTMQAALPMDKVQFQFRYFLVYSLLRESSIFHPTTASPQLPGQRAAMPLGGEEIADTCNDGSYVQFYDGKDRTYPPITSLLCGKSIPKPISSTGNYLSLRLVTRGQQPRVEFVGHFMSYRPGNFTTMPTPNETSTSTMEQINSPSPSINLSSLCQTPRRHHHPLSNNILYPDSAADNKSYVSLLTLYIILGVVAGAVLLFWCCWSPGWLVWRLSVCRFVPCCNSFCTACQPCCRTDKNRLAKVTPQSTVPVPV from the exons TTAATCTGGTGGATTTCTGTGGACAGACCATCAGGGCGGATGGAATCGTTATCAACTCACACCAAGAAGCCCAGAAGTACTATTATGTCACAGTTGGAACGGACTGTGGGTTTACAATGCAGGCTGCTTTGCCGATGGACAAAGTTCAGTTCCAGTTTAGATACTTTTTAGTGTACAGCCTGCTGAGAGAGTCTTCTATCTTTCACCCCACAACTGCATCTCCACAACT GCCTGGGCAAAGAGCTGCCATGCCACTCGGAGGTGAAGAGATTGCTGACACTTGTAATGATGGATCATACGTGCAATTTTATGATGGTAAGGATAGGACTTATCCACCAATTACCTCTCTTTTATGTGGGAAGAGCATCCCTAAGCCAATTTCATCAACTGGCAACTACCTTTCTCTGAGACTGGTCACCAGGGGTCAACAACCCAGAGTGGAGTTTGTTGGACATTTCATGTCTTATAGACCAG GTAACTTCACCACCATGCCAACTCCCAATGAAACCAGTACAAGCACAATGGAGCAAATCAATTCACCATCACCTTCCATCAATCTTAGCTCTCTTTGCCAGACACCAAGACGGCATCATCACCCTCTTTCAAACAACATTCTTTATCCAGACTCTGCTGCAG ACAACAAGTCCTATGTTTCGCTGCTCACTCTCTACATCATCCTGGGAGTCGTTGCAGGGGCTGTCCTGCTGTTCTGGTGCTGCTGGTCACCGGGCTGGTTGGTTTGGAGACTCAGTGTCTGCAGATTTGTACCGTGTTGTAACTCCTTCTGCACAGCCTGCCAACCCTGCTGTCGGACGGACAAGAATCGACTGGCCAAGGTCACACCACAGAGCACAGTCCCCGTACCCGTCTAA